The nucleotide window TGTTAGATTTTGTGTGAAGGATTTAAGTACCATATTTTGATCAACTTGAGTGAAGTTTTAGGCCTTTCTTTAATGAGCTGCTACATACACAGCTAAGTTACATTGTTTTTACAAGCCCCACTTAAGGAAAAATAAGGTATGAATTATCAAATGGTTGATGCATCTAATGTTTTTTATATCTATCTAGAAATCTGTCTGTCCtgttttttatattttgctttttgtatttttgttttccaatCACCTTCAAACACAGAACAGGCTCCCAATAGTTGGTAGTCACTGTTTTCAAGGGCTACACTCAATTTGTGAATTTAGTATCACTAAGTATTTACTAAGTGCTGTCTATAAGTGCATATTTCTTAGCACTACTTTATAGGTAGGAAATGGAAGCCGGCAATGTTCAAATAGTAATGAGTAGATCAAGAGCACAGGATTCAGTGAGGTTAAAGGGGTGTATAATGGTGGCATCAGGAGGACAACATAGAAATCTTGGAAACTCATCCAGAGAAAAGGGTTCTCAGGTCCCAGATTAGACAGGGACGATGTTTAAAGGCAAATACTGGAGTAGCCGCACAGTGTGGGTGGTTCCAGCCATGCTGAAAGTGATAGATCCTAAAACTAGGGACTAGAGGGCACAACATGGGAGCTGCCATGGAGGAAGTGAGCGGAGCAGATGCAGGAAGACAAGGGGAAGTTGCTGCAAAGTAGAACTTGTTCTAGACGGTGACTTGTGATGTAGGTGAGGAAATAGAAGTGATCAATGATCGTTACAGAAAAAGTATCAAATGACCAGACCAGGCTCTAGAGATGGCTTAAAAGAGCAAGCAAAATATCCCAGACACTCAATCAGTTGGatactaaataagtaaaatgcaTCCTTTGCTATTATTTTAATGGACACATAGTAATTATATATGCTTTCCTCATGGCCTCTACATTTGTCACTTTTAGTGACCTGCACATCACTGAAAGTGATCTATACAATGCCATTGCTTGTTAGTACTTCTGCTTTTCTTACTTCCAGCATATGGACTTAAAATCCAACACTGTTTTCTTATCACAAATACTCTCATAGCAATCCCTTAGCTATTGTAATTCCCAACAACTGCATTGCCTCTAGGTGTCAACTTGAAATATTAAACCCTGCTtattctagtatttttttttttatccaatcaCTAGAAATTGAAAATCTCAGAACCTGTCCAATTTGTTTGGCTACAGTCTGATGTGTTGCTGAAGTCTTGATCAGATTCATAAGAGAGACAATTTTGGTCCCAGAAAGGAAGGAACACAACATTCCCCTTATCTTGATTTTAGCCTTGTGAACTCAAGCAGAACCAATTCATGCTATGGCAGAGACTTTTGACCTAAAGAAGTATGAGATATAGCAAGTCTTGTAAGAGGTTAAGTTTGTGATAATATATTATGATGTCATTTGAAAAATAGCACAAAATTGTTGCACTCGTGTCCTTCCTAACAGTGTTATATTTTGGAAttggtctcttgtgccaatgcattcaatgttacttcctactttctcttctatcaggttcagtgttaCTGGActtacattgaggtctttgatctacttggacctgagttttgtgcaggtcgatagatatggatctatttgcaatcttctacctgctgacatccagttatgccagcagcatttgtggaagatgctttcttctttccattgtatatttttgacttctttgtcaaaaatcaggtgttcataggtgtgtggattaatgtcagagtcttcagtttgattccattgatccttGTGCCTGcatttatgccaataccaagctctttttattactattgctctagagtagagcttgaggtcagggatggtgatgcctttgGAGATTCCTTTaatgtacaggattgttttgactctctaaggaaattcccaggaacccacaaggttGAAttcagctaagactccaagcactAGTGGAGatggtacctgaactggccttcccctgtaatcagatttatgactaccctaattgtcaccagAGAATCTTCATTCtgtaactgaaggaagcagatgcagagatccacagatcCACttggtggagctcctggagtccagtccaAGAAAGGGCAGAGGAATTATATGAACaaagatcaagatcatgatgggaaaaaccataGAAACAATAGAACGTGGAAAATTGGTTGTTTACCATGCCGAAGACCGGACCACAAGATATACAAGGAAACACACTTTAGGAGTTTTATTGGTAGAGAATGGGGAAAGGAAAATGGAGTGAGTGTGCAAGTCTGTCTCGAAGAATCATGGTGGAGAGAGGGCATGGGTGGGCCAGTCTACTTTTAAAGGTAGCTCATTGCATGTGTATAGGGGCTTACATAGCCACAGTATGAATGCTTATAGATTATGTGGGCAAGctgtgcatgtgcatagattgcaTAGGATGTAAGCCCTGGGTTGACCAAGCATTTTACCTGAATACTGATAGTGTATGTGCAGCCCTGAGACCCTGGAAGTGGCTAGAGGATGCCTGGAATGCTGCCAACTGGGGTGGCAaagacttttttcatttttctttattaagaaattttctactcaccccaATGCTATCCACACAtaccccttcctccctcatcccacttcccagccctctttcccaagccaccctgcatccccataTCCTCCAAATCGAAGtctcccatggggtgtcagcagagcccagtacattgagcctaggcaggtccaagccccttcccactgcaccaaggctgtgcaaggtgtcacaccacaggccccggattccagaagcctgcccatagaccagggacagatcccgatccccctgcctggatgGCCCCCAAAcggtttgagccaaacaaccatcttccatatctagagagcctagtccagtcccatgggggctccacagccaccagtccacagttcatgggcttccactagtgtggccggtcatctctgcacgtcctcccatcatgatctcgacattgtagtatctctcctctctctcatcaattggattcctggagctcagcctggtgcctggccgtgggtCTCTAtatctgtctccatctgtcactggacaaaggctctatgatgacagctaggttatttgctaggctggtcaccagagtagactggaccaggcaccctctggaccactgccagtagaccaaggtggggtcaaccttgtggattcctgagagcctccccagcaccctacctcttcctattcccatgatgtcctcatctaccatgttatcttccttcctgccctcccactctgtccctgttccagcttgaccctcccatttccctatgttctcatccccactcctcgccctctgccataCCCCACACCCTGTCtgctcatgtaggtctcatccacttctccttcacagggtcatccatgtgtccctcctagggtctttccctgttagctagcctctctggagttgtcgTTTGAAgtcttccctcccatttagtatccacttttgagtgagtatatactatgtttgccctgctgagtctgggttacctcactcaagatgatattttctagacccatccatttgcctgcaaatttcatgatatcattgttttttactgctgagtagtactctattgtgtatatgtgccatattttctttatccattcttcagttgaggggcatctagattgtttccaggttcttgctattacaaataatgctgatatgaacatagttgagcatgtgtccttgtggtaagattgagcattccttgggtatatgcccaagagaggtataactgggtcttaagGAAGtcttattttctgagaaactgccatactgatttccagagtggcttacAAGTTTGCATTCAGTGGCAAAGATTTTTACCTGAATGCTAATGGTGCACATGTGGCCATGGGACCCTGTAAGTGGCTAGGAGGATGCTGGAAATGATAACAACTTTATTACTAGTGTCTGAAACCATCTATCACCACTTTATTATGTTGGAAAATACTTTGTAACATCAAATTCCAATATATGCTTCCTAtctcattttgattttcttagaagatgtttctttttcagaattgGAAGTTTATATGAAAGTTTTGTTGTAAGTACAAATGTTTTCTGGAAACTGTGGGGGAATTTTCTAGGGCTTTTGTACATGCTGTAATTTGTGGATGTTCAAGTattccatttaaaattatatacagtTTACATTTAACTTCTGTAGTCTCTTTGCACACATTTAAATATTCTCCAGATTGTGTATAATACACATGATAATAAACAAATGTTGCATGAATATAGTTGGTATGGGTTATTGAAGAAATAATGGCAGAAAAAAACATTCTcaatacatatgtaatatatttttttgagtattttccaTGCAAGGttggttgaatctgtagatgcaGAATCCATCTGGGGTTAAATATAGTGACTCAATATCCATGAATTTTCATGAATATGCTGTGTAGAGGAATAGTTCAATATTTACTAACATGTtctgtgatttttaatttatttaataggTGACACTCAAGAGGACAtcttatctattcatctatctcaTGATTCTGTGTTATAGACTCAGTATTTTATGTCCCCTCAGTGACCACTTTGCTTCATGGTACAAGGTTAGGTTTCTGGAAGGATTATTTTATTCAAGTAACAAGGTATATGGTATGGTATTCACTCTCATGCCAACAATAGATGCTTCGTAAtgctgctcagctctttattttcattttttataatgcTTGGAAGGGGTTGTTTCTTAAGCCTTTAAAGATAATCTATCCCAAATTCTCACAGTGCTTTGGACTATTAATCCTTACTGCCACAGGGGAAGTAATCTTTGCCACCACCTCAGATGATCATCAGTGGAATTTGAGACAGTAGCAGTAGTTAGGGAGATATTGGCAATAGTGTTGTATTGAGGGAGAAGTTGAAGAGGCGAGGAGTTTGGAGGTCTGGGTCTTGGACGTCTTGGCATGTAAGGTGGATTTGAACTAAGGGGACGAAAAGGTCTAAATCCTGGACCataggtgggaagagggagaaacaTATAAAATTCTCGACTAGAGAAACTGAAGTTGGAAAATCTTGGACTATTGTGAGGGGGTAGAGTAGGAGGCCATCCTCTAGGATCATGTTGTCTTCTAGGGCCTCTGTGACACTCAGCAGACTGTGGGAGAAAGgaattaaacaatttaaaattagaTATTTCAAAGACATACACTTTCTGGGGTGGGTAGAATTTTAAGATGACCCCTAAAAGTCCCACTCGCCAAAGATATTTGCTGACCTGATTTTATCAGATATGTTCTCCTAAAACAAGTTCTGTAATGCTGGAGGCAGAAGAAGCTAGAGATTTCATGCTACAGCTGATGGTCTGTTGACTTATAATAAAGGTCCTATGTACTGGGAAGAAACACATGACAAATAGGCTATACTAGATCAGAGTGGCCTCTGACTCATGGCCAGCAAGAAAGCAGAGATTTGTTTCATGGACATTTTCTAGTGTACTGGTCTTTAGCCATATTTACATGGccttaatacatatatttaagaCTTAGGAGCTAGGATCTAAGAGAGAATACACAGTATTTCATTTTCTGAGCATGGGTTACTGTGCTTActgtattttctagttccatccatttttctgaaattttcatattttattttcatttaaagttggaaaataaattttaatggaGACTG belongs to Onychomys torridus chromosome 10, mOncTor1.1, whole genome shotgun sequence and includes:
- the LOC118591938 gene encoding submaxillary gland androgen-regulated protein 3A-like; protein product: MKLLCLILGLWVLGGCFLSAECHRGPRRQHDPRGWPPTLPPHNSPRFSNFSFSSREFYMFLPLPTYGPGFRPFRPLSSNPPYMPRRPRPRPPNSSPLQLLPQYNTIANISLTTATVSNSTDDHLRWWQRLLPLWQ